One part of the Rutidosis leptorrhynchoides isolate AG116_Rl617_1_P2 chromosome 1, CSIRO_AGI_Rlap_v1, whole genome shotgun sequence genome encodes these proteins:
- the LOC139841847 gene encoding uncharacterized protein, with protein MDGGRQTNDNTNTPNVTLTNEQFQQLLTAAQGSNNNQNNNNGNRNSLNSCSHKEFMSCKPPSYKGTEGPIELNHWFEKMESVFHLCNYGEADKVKYSTGNLSDGALTWWTAYAGTVGWTATLAIPWETLKTMLAGKYCPRNQVQKFEVKFWELRMKNLEVEEYNNRFLELAALCPSMVTPESKKIEKYIIGLPPLIQGNVISAGKETIEATMLMTENLVMAARRNAKEKQTEVKAIDNKRKFEPTQGLGQNSNKKVGDTTTGVYAGKLPYCSRCEKYHNGKCNIQCGNCKKMGHLSKNCRIPAVTTYTPATKDKPFVPTCYSCGEIGYTKPNCPKKEDITKNADAGMAKGRAFVMTAEEARDDEDVITDTNCLVEMANGKFVKVDRIYKECNLTLANKTFKVDLLPVELGSFDVVLGMDWLSPMKVGIQCFDKKINIPLETGEILVI; from the exons atGGATGGAGGACGACAAACAAATGACAACACCAACACTCCTAACGTTACTCTCACAAATGAACAATTTCAACAACTCCTTACTGCCGCTCAAGGCAGcaacaataatcaaaacaacaacaacggaAACCGAAACTCTCTGAACTCATGCTCACATAAAGAATTTATGAGTTGTAAGCCACCAAGCTAtaaaggaaccgaaggaccaattgaacTAAACcattggttcgaaaagatggaatctgtgTTTCATCTGTGTAACTACGGTGAAGCTGACAAGGTCAAGTATTCTACTGGAAATCTATCCGATggagctttaacttggtggactgcataTGCTGGTACAGTTGGATGGACTGCTACTCTAGCCATACCCTGGGAAACATTAAAAACCATGCTGGCTGGCAAGTATTGTCCCAGGAATCAAGTCCAAAAATTTGAAGTCAAATTCTGGGAGTTAAGAATGAAAAATCTTGAAGTTGAGGAATACAACAATCGATTTCTAGAGCTAGCTGCTCTATGCCCTAGTATGGTTACTCCTGAGAGTAAGAAGATTGAAAAGTATATCATCGGTCTTCCTCCTTTGATTCAGGGGAATGTTATATCTGCTGGTAAAGAAACCATTGAGGCTACGATGTTGATGACTGAAAATCTGGTTATGGCTGCGAGAAGAAATGCCAAAGAAAAACAAACCGAAGTAAAGGCTattgataacaaaagaaagtttGAGCCTACTCAAGGTTTAGGTCAGAATTCAAACAAGAAAGTTGGTGATACTACAACGGGTGTTTATGCTGGTAAACTTCCCTACTGCTCAAGATGTGAAAAATATCACAATGGGAAATGTAATATTCAATGTGGAAACTGTAAGAAGATGGGTCACCTGAGTAAAAATTGTAGAATTCCTGCTGTTACAACATATACTCCTGCAACTAAAGACAAGCCCTTTGTTCCTACTTGCTATTCTTGTGGTGAAATAGGATATACAAAACCCAATTGTCCTAAGAAGGAGGATATCACTAAGAATGCAGATGCTGGCATGGCTAAGGGCCGAGCATTCGTCATGACAGCTGAAGAAGCTAGGGACGACGAGGACGTCATCACTG ACACTAATTGTCTTGTAGAAATGGCCAACGGTAAATTTGTAAAAGTTGACCGGATCTACAAGGAATGTAATCTGACTCTAGCCAATAAAACCTTCAAGGTTGACTTATTGCCTgttgaactaggaagctttgatgtagtcttagggatggattggttatccccGATGAAAGTGGGTATCCAGTGTTTTGATAAGAAAATTAATATTCCTCTCGAAACTGGTGAAATTCTTGTTATCTAA